A genome region from Lutra lutra chromosome 11, mLutLut1.2, whole genome shotgun sequence includes the following:
- the FGL2 gene encoding fibroleukin → MKPASWCWLSSAVLAAFSLLVAGNNETEEIKDERARDACPVRLESRGKCEEGGECPYQVSLPPLTIQLPRQFSRIEEVFKEVQNLKEMVNALKKSCQDCKLQADDSRAPGRNGQLSPSPGSLEEADDNRVQELESEVNKLSSDLKNAKEEINLLQGRLEKLNLVNMNNIESYVDSKVANLTSVVNSLDGKCSSKCPIQEEIQSRPVQHLIYKDCSDYHTIGKRSSEIYRVTPDPKNSSFEVFCDMETMGGGWTVLQARLDGSTNFTRMWRDYKVGFGNLRREFWLGNDKIHLLTKSKDMILRIDLEDFNGVKLYALYDQFYVANEFLRYRLHVGNYNGTAGDALHFSKHYNHDLKFFTTPDRDNDRYPSGNCGLYYSSGWWFDACLSANLNGKYYHQKYRGVRNGIFWGTWPGISEAQPDGYKSSFKEVKMMIRPKHFKP, encoded by the exons ATGAAGCCCGCCAGCTGGTGCTGGCTGAGCTCGGCTGTCCTTGCCGCTTTCAGCTTGTTGGTTGCAGGAAACAATGAAACggaggaaattaaagatgaaaggGCCAGGGATGCCTGCCCGGTGAGACTAGAAAGCAGAGGGAAATGCGAGGAGGGTGGCGAATGCCCCTACCAGGTGAGCCTGCCCCCTTTGACGATTCAGCTCCCCAGGCAGTTCAGTAGGATCGAGGAGGTGTTCAAGGAAGTCCAGAACCTCAAGGAAATGGTAAATGCCCTGAAGAAATCGTGCCAGGACTGCAAACTGCAGGCTGACGACAGCCGGGCCCCCGGCAGAAATGGACAGCTGTCACCTAGCCCAGGATCCCTGGAAGAAGCTGATGACAACAGAGTTCAAGAATTAGAGAGTGAGGTGAACAAGCTGTCCTCTGATCTCAAGAATGCAAAGGAGGAGATCAACCTGCTTCAGGGTCGCCTGGAGAAGCTCAATCTTGTAAATATGAACAATATAGAGAGTTATGTTGATAGCAAAGTGGCAAATCTAACTTCGGTAGTCAACAGTTTGGACGGCAAGTGTTCATCCAAGTGTCCCATTCAAGAAGAAATACAGTCACGTCCAG TTCAACACCTAATATATAAAGATTGCTCTGACTACCACACAATAGGCAAAAGAAGCAGTGAGATCTACAGAGTTACACCGGATCCCAAAAACAGTAGCTTCGAAGTTTTCTGTGACATGGAGACCATGGGGGGAGGCTGGACTGTGCTGCAGGCCCGTCTTGACGGAAGCACCAACTTCACCAGAATGTGGCGAGACTACAAAGTAGGTTTTGGCAATCTCCGAAGAGAATTTTGGCTGGGGAACGATAAAATTCATCTTTTGACCAAGAGTAAGGATATGATTTTAAGAATAGATCTCGAAGACTTTAACGGCGTCAAGCTCTATGCCTTATATGATCAGTTTTACGTGGCCAATGAGTTTCTCAGATACCGTTTACACGTTGGTAACTATAATGGCACAGCTGGAGATGCCTTACATTTCAGTAAACATTACAACCATGATCTGAAGTTCTTCACTACCCCAGATAGGGACAATGATCGATATCCCTCTGGGAACTGTGGGCTCTATTACAGTTCAGGCTGGTGGTTTGATGCATGTCTTTCTGCAAACTTAAATGGCAAATATTATCACCAAAAATACAGAGGTGTCCGCAATGggattttctggggcacctggcctGGGATAAGTGAGGCACAGCCTGATGGCTACAAGTCCTCCTTCAAAGAGGTCAAAATGATGATTAGACCCAAGCACTTTAAACCATAA